Proteins from a genomic interval of Ptychodera flava strain L36383 chromosome 7, AS_Pfla_20210202, whole genome shotgun sequence:
- the LOC139137062 gene encoding tripartite motif-containing protein 2-like: MNQTNRHHSRMYININYTIHYSAMASKEPTFLEDFNEKFLVCSICSERYKKPKVLPCQHSFCETCLVHLVRKTGKLDCPMCRRPCELPDGGVANLQTNFVLNQMVDHFEKPVTEVSETRKCGSCDRSEATVTNHCLECDVGLCESCVGGHGRLRITRSHRLMAIDEYEVSKSQNPALVQHPVHCSKHNDNQVKFYCDSCDSMICADCTVIDHPNTSHKYRYLEEAAEECKRSLQQVLQDLSRKQKEVLEGTTAAEQAGESLDRHFCDEKTAIKEYTRKKIEKFTQMMEENEMEVLEQLCEVYNDKKETVHAQLKGMKIVEDKFTTLREFTEKLIQYGSNTQVIAARKGMTTQIQELMTEVTKCEVVSDDCMKFIGSDELAGMKSFGVIQIARCKIVSDKSYTRVGDELQAVIHMASHSVTPKLNVWANILTANLKTPYGEEEGVNINIIEEGTFLIKSTLKVDGRHELFVSINGTAAVGSPMSIDVIPRKGLLRRVFTGGSGKRQVNSPIGVIVTKRNDVVICDKCNNRLHAVHFSRNFRKILRVRKATISEPRLAALSKNGEILVSSMQINQVHVCDENYQWQGLFGQDQMEGTSGIAVNSSDGRVYVADYDANTIHIYSSTYTYITSFGEKGRGNGQFIGPYGVCVRPNENVVVADRGNNRTQVFTADGEFLDCFGSRGSGEYQFCDPSGIAADKYGNLYVCDMYNNRVHKFNSQNQFICYVNGQEKLGNPVGICVTDEEPFGKVIVTEFDTDSISIFNQ; encoded by the exons ATGAACCAGACGAACCGACATCATTCCCGGATGTATATTAACATAAATTACACAATCCATTATTCAGCTATGGCAAGCAAGGAGCCAACGTTTCTCGAGGACTTTAACGAGAAATTTCTCGTTTGTTCGATTTGTTCCGAGCGATATAAGAAACCTAAAGTTCTACCGTGCCAGCACAGTTTTTGTGAAACGTGTTTGGTTCACCTCGTGCGGAAAACTGGTAAATTGGATTGTCCAATGTGTCGGCGACCGTGTGAACTTCCAGATGGAGGAGTGGCAAATCTGCAAACCAACTTCGTTTTGAATCAAATGGTCGATCACTTCGAGAAACCAGTCACAGAGGTGTCGGAGACCAGGAAGTGTGGTAGCTGTGATAGAAGTGAGGCTACCGTAACGAATCATTGTCTGGAGTGTGATGTTGGGCTCTGTGAGAGCTGTGTCGGAGGTCATGGAAGACTCAGGATCACGAGGTCGCATCGGCTAATGGCGATTGATGAGTATGAAGTGTCGAAGTCTCAAAATCCAGCCCTGGTACAGCACCCGGTGCACTGCAGTAAACACAACGACAACCAAGTGAAATTCTATTGCGATAGTTGCGATTCCATGATTTGCGCAGACTGCACCGTGATCG ATCATCCAAACACTTCACACAAGTACAGATACCTGGAAGAAGCAGCAGAAGAATGCAAACGATCATTACAGCAGGTTTTACAAGATCTGAGCAGAAAACAAAAGGAAGTGCTTGAGGGCACAACGGCGGCAGAACAGGCTGGTGAGTCTTTAGACCGTCACTTCTGTGACGAGAAAACAGCAATCAAAGAGTATACACGgaagaaaattgagaaatttaCACAGATGATGGAGGAAAATGAAATGGAAGTACTGGAGCAACTTTGTGAGGTATATAATGACAAGAAAGAGACTGTACACGCACAGTTAAAAGGAATGAAAATAGTTGAGGACAAGTTTACGACTCTGCGAGAATTTACTGAGAAGTTGATTCAATATGGAAGCAATACACAAGTTATTGCTGCTAGGAAAGGTATGACCACACAAATACAGGAACTTATGACTGAGGTGACAAAATGTGAAGTTGTTTCGGATGATTGTATGAAGTTTATAGGAAGTGATGAACTTGCTGGTATGAAAAGTTTTGGAGTTATACAGATAGCAAGGTGTAAAATAGTCTCAGATAAATCCTACACTAGGGTCGGAGATGAACTGCAAGCTGTCATTCACATGGCGAGTCATAGTGTCACTCCCAAATTGAATGTGTGGGCAAATATCCTGACGGCAAATTTAAAGACTCCATATGGCGAAGAAGAGGGGGTGAACATCAACATAATTGAGGAGGGAACCTTTTTGATTAAGAGTACATTAAAGGTAGACGGTAGACATGAGCTATTTGTGTCAATAAATGGCACAGCAGCAGTTGGTTCACCAATGAGCATTGATGTTATTCCTCGCAAGGGGTTGTTACGCAGAGTTTTTACAGGTGGATCTGGGAAAAGGCAGGTCAACAGTCCGATTGGCGTAATAGTGACAAAGAGGAACGATGTTGTTATATGTGATAAGTGTAACAACAGATTGCATGCTGTACATTTCAGcagaaattttcgaaaaatattaCGTGTAAGAAAGGCTACTATCTCCGAGCCAAGACTTGCTGCATTATCAAAGAATGGTGAAATTTTAGTCtcaagtatgcaaattaatcaGGTGCATGTATGTGATGAAAATTATCAATGGCAAGGATTGTTTGGGCAGGATCAAATGGAGGGCACAAGTGGTATTGCTGTGAATTCAAGCGATGGCAGGGTTTATGTGGCTGATTATGATGCTAACACAATTCACATTTACTCTTCCACTTACACATATATTACATCCTTTGGTGAGAAGGGGCGTGGCAATGGCCAATTCATTGGACCATACGGCGTTTGTGTTAGGCCCAATGAAAATGTCGTCGTAGCAGATCGTGGAAATAATCGCACCCAAGTATTTACTGCAGATGGTGAATTCTTAGATTGCTTTGGTTCACGTGGATCTGGTGAATATCAGTTTTGTGATCCGAGTGGCATTGCAGCTGATAAATATGGAAACCTCTATGTGTGTGATATGTACAACAACAGGGTACACAAGTTTAACTCCCAAAATCAATTTATCTGCTATGTTAATGGCCAAGAGAAATTGGGAAACCCTGTAGGAATTTGTGTAACAGATGAAGAACCTTTTGGCAAGGTTATAGTAACTGAATTCGATACTGACAGCATTTCAATATTCA